TCTTGACAAGTCGGGCGATGATCTCCTCGTCGGCGCCCCAGGACCAGAACAGGCCGGCGAGCGTGATGTCGATCGCCGCTAACGTGGTCGCGACATATCCGACTTCGCCTCCAACCAGGCCGAAGCCGGAGTCGATATAACGGGTAAAGGTCTCCAGGAATTGGTCGATCACGCCAGTACCGCCCATCGTTCACTCGTCATTGTCGGGAAGGGAGGGGTAGCCGGACGGCAGACGGCTCTCATCCTTGCCCCGCACAGGCGATGATGCGTCTGGATTAGTTTCGCTAATAGGAGCCCGTGAGGATCCGCGGCCATTGCCAAAGAACTCGCGACGCTTCTCGGCCCAGAGCTTTCGGCACGCGAGCAGAGCATCTGTCTCCTCGTATTCGACCGTGCGGCATTGCTCGAGCTTTGTGGCGGTCGCCTCAGAGGACCCTTGCGCGATCGACGCTTCGGGCAGGGCCTGATCTTGACCGCCGCTCAGCCGGATCGCGCAAGCGACAACAACCAGGATGGCAAGCGCCACCGCCAATAGCATCGGAATTCGTTCAAATCTGTTTGTCGACATTAGTGGAACATCTGCACTGTTGTGGATTGGTAGCCTTGCCCCGGGTTGAGGAAACGCCTGAGCTGCTCCCTGCCCTGATCCTGGGCGGCCGCTCGCTCCGCCTGCTCCAGAGCCTGAGCACGCCCCTGCGCGGCAATCGCCGCAGTGAGATCGACGAGTTGCTGGCTTTGAAGGGCAAGCAGCTGATTGCCGGCTTGGCTCGCCTGTAGCGCACCACTGGCGCCCTGGCTGCTACTGACGAGGGCCGACATCTGGGTGCGGTTGGTGTCGAGATTGCCGACCACGGTCGCCTGCACGCGCATGGCGTCCTGCAAGCCGGCAACAGCGTTCTGCCAGCGTGTTTGCGCATTCGCGATCAGCGCCTGGGCGGGCTGGCTCGAAGAGGCCGGTGCGTAGGTCGATGAGAACGCGCGATCGATCTGTTGGACATCATAGGCGATGCGTTGCGCCTGACTGAGCAACTGCTGGGTACGCTGGATCGACTGCTCAAGCTGCTGCAGCGAAGAATACGGCAGGCTCGCCAGATTTTTGGCCTGGTTGACCAGCATCAGCGCCTGGTTTTGCAGCGATGTGATCTGGTTATTGATCTGCTGCAATTCGCGGGCAGCAGTCAGCACATTTTGCGCGTAGTTGTTGGGATCGAACACGATCCACTGGGCCCTGGCCTCTCGGGGCACCTGGAGAATGGCAGCAGCAATCAGGCCTGCCGCTACGAGTTGAGTTAGACGTCTCATCAGAGGTTCCCTGCCTTTGCAAGTTGCGGAATAAGGTCGCAGGCCCAGGCGAGCTCGCGCGCCTTGAGCCAGCCCGTCACGAAATTTTCGCGGCCGTGCTCGGCTAGGACGCGGTCGATCAGAGCCTGGTCGGCCTTCGAGGAGCTGGCTGTGAAAGCGAGCGCAACCTCGCCAAGGCCTAGCTCGAACAGACGATTGCCGCGGCGGGACTGGCAGTAGTAGTCGCGTTTCGGTGTTGCACGTGCCAGAATCTCGATCTGCCGGTCGTTGAGCCCAAAGCGTCGATAAATCGCCGTGATCTGCGGCTCGATGGCGCGGTCGTTTGGCAGCAGGATTCGGGTTGGACAGCTTTCGATGATCGCTGGCGCAATGGGCGAGCCGTCAATGTCCGCAAGCGACTGGGTCGCAAAGACAACCGAGGCGTTCTTTTTGCGAAGCG
This genomic interval from Bradyrhizobium sp. CB82 contains the following:
- the trbK-alt gene encoding putative entry exclusion protein TrbK-alt; translation: MALAILVVVACAIRLSGGQDQALPEASIAQGSSEATATKLEQCRTVEYEETDALLACRKLWAEKRREFFGNGRGSSRAPISETNPDASSPVRGKDESRLPSGYPSLPDNDE
- the trbJ gene encoding P-type conjugative transfer protein TrbJ, with protein sequence MRRLTQLVAAGLIAAAILQVPREARAQWIVFDPNNYAQNVLTAARELQQINNQITSLQNQALMLVNQAKNLASLPYSSLQQLEQSIQRTQQLLSQAQRIAYDVQQIDRAFSSTYAPASSSQPAQALIANAQTRWQNAVAGLQDAMRVQATVVGNLDTNRTQMSALVSSSQGASGALQASQAGNQLLALQSQQLVDLTAAIAAQGRAQALEQAERAAAQDQGREQLRRFLNPGQGYQSTTVQMFH